From a single Miscanthus floridulus cultivar M001 chromosome 8, ASM1932011v1, whole genome shotgun sequence genomic region:
- the LOC136477338 gene encoding N-carbamoylputrescine amidase isoform X2 translates to MAAAAGRKVAVAAVQFACTDVEAENVATAERLIREAHKKGAKIVLIQELFEGHYFCQAQRLDFFRRAKPYKGNPTIIRMQQLAKELEVVIPVSFFEEANNAHYNSVAIIDADGTDLGLYRKSHIPDGPGYQEKFYFNPGDTGFKAFKTKYATIGVGICWDQWFPECARAMALQGAEILFYPTAIGSEPQDGSLDSREHWKRVMQGHAGANLVPLVASNRIGRETVETEHGKSTITFYGNSFIAGPTGEIVKLANDKDEEVLVAEFDLDEIKSTRHGWGIFRDRRPELYKVLLTLDGEK, encoded by the exons GTTGATTAGGGAAGCACACAAGAAAGGTGCAAAGATTGTACTCATTCAG GAATTGTTTGAGGGGCACTATTTCTGTCAAGCTCAAAGGTTGGATTTCTTTCGGCGCGCTAAGCCTTACAAAGGCAATCCAACAATTATAAG GATGCAACAGCTTGCAAAGGAGTTGGAAGTTGTGATACCTGTCAGTTTTTTCGAAGAAGCAAACAATGCACATTATAATTCGGTGGCCATTATCGATGCTGATGGCACTGATCTTGGACTCTATCGCAAATCACACATTCCAGATGGACCAG GTTATCAAGAGAAGTTTTATTTCAACCCAGGTGACACTGGCTTTAAG GCTTTCAAAACCAAGTATGCCACGATTGGTGTTG GAATCTGCTGGGATCAGTGGTTTCCAGAGTGTGCAAGAGCAATGGCACTTCAGGGGGCTGAAATACTGTTTTATCCCACTGCAATTGGATCTGAACCCCAGGATGGTAGCCTGGATTCCCGTGAACATTGGAAGCGAGTTATGCAAGGCCATGCTGGTGCCAACTTG GTCCCTCTTGTTGCTTCCAACCGGATTGGCAGAGAAACTGTTGAGACTGAGCATGGCAAGAGCACGATAACCTTCTACGGGAATTCCTTCATTGCAG GACCAACTGGAGAAATAGTGAAGCTTGCTAACGACAAAGATGAGGAAGTGCTGGTGGCAGAGTTTGACTTGGATGAGATCAAGTCGACTAGGCATGGCTGGGGGATATTCAGGGACCGGCGCCCTGAATTATACAAAGTGCTATTGACGTTGGATGGCGAGAAATAA
- the LOC136477340 gene encoding protein FAF-like, chloroplastic, giving the protein MAATACAYSYQAGGPAQVRLPDTFIDDVDGAVQKAEPAPAPAPPPPPPPLPQPSSMVPPSFLSHHLDICTEGLGSESSGDIDLSDLTDGAACVDVDVGHAVLPCKWQHRDGGDGEPAGRARSAARPAFPPPISLIGASGKPWLYLRPQRGDGRLVLREVRIPSRELLQARREDGRFKLQYAQPQPDDDEDKCQEAQGQDPADAMAPEKTQQGNEKE; this is encoded by the coding sequence ATGGCCGCGACGGCGTGTGCCTACAGCTACCAGGCGGGCGGGCCGGCGCAGGTTCGGCTGCCGGACACGTTCATCGACGACGTCGATGGCGCCGTCCAGAAGGCAgaaccggcgccggcgccggcgcctccgcctccgccgcccccACTGCCACAACCGTCGTCCATGGTGCCCCCGTCCTTCCTGTCGCACCACCTCGACATCTGCACCGAGGGCCTCGGCTCCGAGAGCTCCGGAGACATCGATCTCAGCGACCTCACCGACGGCGCCGCCtgcgtcgacgtcgacgtcggGCATGCAGTACTGCCGTGCAAGTGGCAGCATCGTGACGGAGGTGATGGGGAGCCGGCAGGGAGGGCGAGGAGCGCCGCCAGGCCAGCGTTCCCGCCGCCGATCTCGCTGATCGGGGCCAGCGGGAAGCCGTGGCTTTACCTCCGGCCACAGCGGGGAGACGGCCGGCTCGTGCTGCGGGAGGTCAGGATACCGTCACGGGAGCTGCTCCAGGCGCGCCGGGAGGACGGCCGGTTCAAGCTCCAGTACGCCCAGCCCCAACCAGACGACGATGAGGACAAATGCCAGGAGGCCCAGGGCCAAGATCCAGCAGATGCAATGGCGCCAGAGAAGACGCAACAGGGGAACGAGAAAGAGTAG